CAGGAGCGAAGCCTTGATTTTCTTGTAGCTTCCGATGTCAGTGTCTTTGGCGAGCACGCAACCTCTAGAAACATCCACTTCGCGGTCCAGCGAAATGGTCACAGGTTCACCGGCGTGAGCCTCTTCCACATTCTTGTCGCCACGCAGGATTCCCTTGACGGTCGCCTTCTCGTTGCTCGGGAGGCTAGTAACCGTATCGCCCACGCGGATAATACCCGCTTCGATCTGTCCCTGGAACCCGCGAAAAGTGCGGTCCGGGCGGCATACGCGCTGCACGGGCAGGTAAAAACCCGCTTCGGTTTGCGCATCGTCGATGTCGATGGTTTCAAGGTAATCCAAGAGGGCCTTGCCCTGGTACCAGGCGATGTTCTTGGATTTCACCGTCACGTTGTCGCCTTCGGTAGCCGAAAGCGGAATCACGTAAACGCTGTGGAGCGAAAGTTCGTCGCTCAGTTCGTTGATTTGCTTCAGGATTTCTTCGAAGCGTTCCTGGCTATAGCCCACAAGATCCATCTTGTTCACAGCAAAGACAAAGTAGCGGATACCCATGAGCTTGCAGATGCGGGCGTGACGGCGGGTCTGCACAAGCACACCCTGCGAGGCATCCACAAGAATCACGGAGAGGTCTGCAAACGAGGCGCCCACGGCCATGTTACGGGTGTATTCCTCATGCCCCGGCGTATCTGCCACAATGAAACTGCGGTTGTCCGTCGTAAAGTAACGGTACGCGACATCGATGGTAATGCCCTGCTCGCGTTCCGCCATCAGGCCGTCCAGCAAAAGGGAATAGTCAATTTTTCCGCTGCGGCTACCGACTTTGCTGTCGAGCTCCAGAGCCTTTTCCTGGTCAGCGTAAAGCAACTTGGAATCGTAAAGGATATGCCCGATGAGTGTAGATTTTCCGTCGTCCACCGAGCCGCATGTAATAAACTTCAACAAACCATTCATTAGAAATATCCCTCCCTCTTGCGGCGTTCCATGCTGCCTGCGGCTTCGTTGTCAATGACGCGGGAAGTGCGTTCCGAGGATACTGCACTCAATGTTTCGTTGATGATTTCGTCGAGTGTGGTGGCAGTCGATTCAATGCCACCCGTGAGCGGGTAACAGCCCAGTGTACGGAAACGCACCGACTTGATTTCGGGCGTTTCGCCTTCGCGAAGCGGGAAGCGGTCATCGTCCACCATGATGATGTTGCCGTCGCGCACCACGACCGGGCGCGGGGCCGCAAAGTACAGCGGAACAATATCAATCTTTTCGCGCTTGATGTACTGCCAAATGTCTTTTTCGGTCCAGTTCGAAATCGGGAAAACGCGGATGCTTTCGCCCTTGTTGATTTTGGTATTGTAAAGTTTCCACATTTCAGGGCGCTGGTTTTTCGGGTCCCAGGCATGTGCAGAATTGCGAAAAGAGAAAATCCTCTCCTTGGCGCGGGATTTTTCTTCGTCACGGCGGCCACCGCCAAAGGCAGCGGTAAAGCCGTACTTGTTGAGTGCCTGCTTCAAGGCCTGCGTCTTCATGATATCGGTATAGGCGGCACCGTGGTCAAACGGGTTGATGCCCTGCTTGACGCCGTCCTGGTTGATGTATTCCAGCATTTCGATGCCGAGCTTTTTCGCGATGTTGTCGCGGAACTCGATCATCTCGCGGAACTTCCACGTGGTATTCACGTGCAGAAACGGGAAAGGCGGCTTTTCGGGGTAAAAGGCCTTCATGGCCAAATGCAACATGACGGAACTGTCCTTGCCGATAGAGTAGAGCATCACCGGCTTTTCGCATTCGGCAGCGACTTCGCGGATGATGTAAATTGCTTCGGCTTCCAGTTCGTCGAGATGTGAATATTCGCTCAAGTTAAATCTCCATTAAGATTCCGGGTCAAGCCCGGAATGACGATTTGTGAAATTCCTAGTATTTGTTCGATTCCTTGGGGTCAATGTCGATAGTCTTGACACTTCCGTCGTTCAACTCAAAAATCCAACGCACGATATCGTTCTTTTGGCCCTTGACCTTTTCGGTGTGCACCTTGCAGCCCTTGCCGCCAATGTCTTCGCCGAGGAAAAACCGGATGGCGTGAACGGGGCATTCCTTGATGCACGAGATGCAACCCCAGCAGTCCTTGGGATACTTGATAAACGCTTTTTTGCCTTCGTTTATCTTGATTAACGTGCCGGGGCAAACGTCGTGGCAGCGCCCGCAACCGATGCACTTGCCTTGATCAATGCTGATGCTCATAGTTCCTTTGCCCTTCTGTGGTGAGTTCGCGCAAGATAATTTTGATTTCGCCGTTTTCAAGACGCGAATTCACGTACTTGCGGAAATGTTCGTTGTCTTTTTCGGGATAGTCGGTGTTTTCGGCAAAGCTGTGCCAACGTGTTTCATGGCGTGCCGAGAGGTGCGCAATCACGCTCTTGCAGACCGTCAGGCGTTCCTTGAGTTCGTAGATGTACATCACCTCTTGTAGGTCGGCGGCACGCAGGGAATCCGTGCGGGCCTCAATCTTCTTGATTTCTTCAAGAGCAACTGCTAACTGATTTTCGCTATAACGATAGCCTGTCTTGATGCCGCCTGCAAAAGCGTCCATAGCTGTTTGCATCGTTTCTTCAAGGTGTTCGACGGTGTCTCCGCCTTCGTCACGGGCTTTTTCGAAGGTGTTATTGACTCGTTTGCCAAGGAACTTCTTGATTTCTGCGACATGTTCTGCAACCTCCCCTTCCGAAATTTTTTCCAACAGATTCACGCTCGATATGCCAGGTCCCTGAGCTTGCCGAAGGGCCGACAAACTCTCTATATATTCCACCGCGCTTTTCGCGGCAATCTCGCCTTCGGCAAGG
Above is a window of Fibrobacter sp. DNA encoding:
- a CDS encoding sulfate adenylyltransferase is translated as MNGLLKFITCGSVDDGKSTLIGHILYDSKLLYADQEKALELDSKVGSRSGKIDYSLLLDGLMAEREQGITIDVAYRYFTTDNRSFIVADTPGHEEYTRNMAVGASFADLSVILVDASQGVLVQTRRHARICKLMGIRYFVFAVNKMDLVGYSQERFEEILKQINELSDELSLHSVYVIPLSATEGDNVTVKSKNIAWYQGKALLDYLETIDIDDAQTEAGFYLPVQRVCRPDRTFRGFQGQIEAGIIRVGDTVTSLPSNEKATVKGILRGDKNVEEAHAGEPVTISLDREVDVSRGCVLAKDTDIGSYKKIKASLLWMDDEPLSLGKDYLVKLGTKTIPGILTKIEYAIDVNTGAHQATETLNKNGIAVVEIVFAEGIVVDLFEKHKTLGELILIDRVTHATSACGVVEDLFERQIAAGEKAEFVQGERHGRGEIFEEFFYDTATLSVVKQQPVRQHYTVGDEIPTVGESYHYPDDFDIIILRDSVAVKVRGKRIAEITESAKYLYDGFPVINGRGFEIKVFSDEDVSRLLREYAEAGEFGREEFFRKWAAFDTYRKVVIK
- the cysD gene encoding sulfate adenylyltransferase subunit CysD — encoded protein: MSEYSHLDELEAEAIYIIREVAAECEKPVMLYSIGKDSSVMLHLAMKAFYPEKPPFPFLHVNTTWKFREMIEFRDNIAKKLGIEMLEYINQDGVKQGINPFDHGAAYTDIMKTQALKQALNKYGFTAAFGGGRRDEEKSRAKERIFSFRNSAHAWDPKNQRPEMWKLYNTKINKGESIRVFPISNWTEKDIWQYIKREKIDIVPLYFAAPRPVVVRDGNIIMVDDDRFPLREGETPEIKSVRFRTLGCYPLTGGIESTATTLDEIINETLSAVSSERTSRVIDNEAAGSMERRKREGYF
- a CDS encoding ferredoxin family protein, coding for MSISIDQGKCIGCGRCHDVCPGTLIKINEGKKAFIKYPKDCWGCISCIKECPVHAIRFFLGEDIGGKGCKVHTEKVKGQKNDIVRWIFELNDGSVKTIDIDPKESNKY